In one window of Kitasatospora sp. MMS16-BH015 DNA:
- a CDS encoding MDR family MFS transporter encodes MSQQQVETPAENPPAGADGALDPTPRSPREIRLVMIGLVVTMLLAMLDNLIVGTAMPTIVGDLGGAEHLSWVVTAYTLATAASTPIWGKIGDLYGRKGTFLTSIVIFLVGSALAGLSQSMTQLIGFRALQGLGAGGLMVGVMSIMGALVPPRDRGKYQGMFAAVMALATIGGPLVGGFITDHLSWHWTFYINLPLGVIALAVVVVTLKLPKVRSTAKIDYFGALLLTTGITSLVLITTWGGQQYAWGSKTILGLMALAAASLIAFCYVEQRVEEPMLPLGLFKNLNFTLVSIIGFIVGFAMFGAVTFLPLYQQTVQGASATNSGLLLMPMMFGMLVVSLAVGQAVTKTGKYRIYPIIGTAVMAGGSLLLSTLGTDTTRFTSACYMIVLGAGMGFLMQITMLVAQNSAELKDMGVASSTATLFRTIGGSFGVALFGAIFNNRVTSTMSALPKDPAQAGASHSEKLTQMGPAELRKLPAQVQDLYHHAVSNGIHTVFLWGAAISLIAVAAALFMKEIPLRGGPGQAKPEQHLEAV; translated from the coding sequence ATGTCGCAACAGCAGGTCGAGACTCCGGCGGAGAACCCGCCGGCCGGAGCCGACGGAGCGCTCGACCCGACCCCGCGGTCGCCGCGCGAGATCCGCCTGGTGATGATCGGGCTGGTGGTCACCATGCTGCTGGCCATGCTCGACAACCTGATCGTCGGCACCGCGATGCCGACCATCGTCGGCGACCTGGGCGGCGCCGAGCACCTCTCCTGGGTGGTCACCGCCTACACCCTGGCGACCGCCGCCTCCACCCCGATCTGGGGCAAGATCGGCGACCTCTACGGCCGCAAGGGCACCTTCCTCACCTCGATCGTGATCTTCCTGGTCGGCTCCGCGCTGGCCGGTCTCTCCCAGTCGATGACCCAGCTGATCGGCTTCCGCGCCCTCCAGGGCCTGGGCGCCGGCGGCCTGATGGTCGGCGTCATGTCGATCATGGGCGCGCTGGTCCCGCCGCGTGACCGCGGCAAGTACCAGGGCATGTTCGCCGCGGTGATGGCGCTCGCCACCATCGGCGGCCCGCTGGTCGGCGGCTTCATCACCGACCACCTGAGCTGGCACTGGACCTTCTACATCAACCTGCCGCTGGGCGTCATCGCGCTGGCCGTGGTGGTCGTCACCCTGAAGCTCCCGAAGGTCCGCTCCACCGCGAAGATCGACTACTTCGGCGCGCTGCTGCTCACCACCGGCATCACCTCGCTGGTCCTGATCACCACCTGGGGCGGCCAGCAGTACGCCTGGGGCTCGAAGACGATCCTCGGCCTAATGGCGCTGGCCGCCGCCTCGCTGATCGCCTTCTGCTACGTGGAGCAGCGGGTCGAGGAGCCGATGCTCCCGCTGGGCCTGTTCAAGAACCTCAACTTCACCCTGGTCTCGATCATCGGCTTCATCGTCGGTTTCGCGATGTTCGGTGCGGTCACCTTCCTCCCGCTCTACCAGCAGACCGTGCAGGGCGCCTCGGCGACCAACTCCGGCCTGCTGCTGATGCCGATGATGTTCGGCATGCTGGTGGTCTCGCTGGCCGTCGGCCAGGCCGTCACCAAGACCGGCAAGTACCGGATCTACCCGATCATCGGCACCGCGGTGATGGCCGGCGGCAGCCTGCTGCTCTCCACCCTGGGCACGGACACCACCCGGTTCACCTCGGCCTGCTACATGATCGTGCTGGGCGCCGGCATGGGCTTCCTGATGCAGATCACCATGCTGGTGGCGCAGAACAGCGCCGAGCTCAAGGACATGGGCGTGGCCAGCTCCACCGCCACCCTCTTCCGCACCATCGGCGGCTCCTTCGGTGTCGCGCTGTTCGGCGCGATCTTCAACAACCGGGTGACCTCGACCATGTCGGCCCTGCCGAAGGACCCGGCCCAGGCCGGTGCCTCGCACTCGGAGAAGCTGACCCAGATGGGCCCGGCCGAGCTGCGCAAGCTCCCCGCCCAGGTCCAGGACCTCTACCACCACGCCGTCTCCAACGGCATCCACACCGTCTTCCTCTGGGGTGCGGCGATCAGCCTGATCGCGGTGGCCGCGGCCCTGTTCATGAAGGAGATCCCGCTGCGGGGCGGCCCGGGCCAGGCCAAGCCGGAGCAGCACCTCGAAGCGGTCTGA
- a CDS encoding SDR family oxidoreductase, with translation MRSTPSRPLSLLVLGGTRFLGRALVEAALADGHQVTLFNRGRTNPGLFPGVETVIGDRTEDLSALSRRRWDAVVDVAGYDPQVVGLSVDALRGRVGRYVFVSSLSVLADQSTPQDEDGALLVLRAGMPPEDAYGARKAASERLVRDAFAERASIVRLGMIVGPHDPTDRFAYWPRRFARGGRVLLPGDPTDAAQFIDVRDVADWIVGCVSKERGGVFNVTGPTIAFGTFFDACRAAAGTPAETVWVPSERLLAAGADPWMGVPMWIADPACAAINRVDVSRALTAGLTLRPLARTLADTLAWDKARGSLPPGQEGLSAVEERRLLGALTH, from the coding sequence ATGCGCAGTACCCCTTCTCGACCGCTGAGTCTGCTCGTCCTCGGCGGTACCCGTTTCCTGGGCCGCGCCCTCGTCGAGGCCGCACTGGCCGACGGCCACCAGGTGACCTTGTTCAACCGCGGTCGTACCAACCCCGGGCTGTTCCCCGGGGTCGAGACCGTCATCGGCGATCGCACCGAAGACCTGTCAGCGCTGTCCCGGCGCCGTTGGGACGCCGTGGTCGACGTGGCCGGCTACGACCCCCAGGTGGTCGGCCTGTCAGTCGATGCCCTGCGCGGCCGGGTGGGGCGGTACGTCTTCGTCTCGTCCCTGTCCGTCCTCGCGGACCAGAGCACGCCGCAGGACGAGGACGGCGCACTGCTCGTCCTCCGTGCGGGCATGCCGCCCGAGGACGCGTACGGGGCCCGCAAGGCCGCCAGCGAACGGCTGGTGCGTGACGCGTTCGCGGAGCGGGCGTCCATCGTCCGCCTGGGCATGATCGTCGGGCCGCACGATCCGACGGACCGCTTCGCCTACTGGCCGCGCCGCTTCGCCCGCGGCGGGCGCGTGCTGCTTCCCGGCGACCCGACGGATGCCGCCCAGTTCATCGATGTCCGGGACGTCGCCGACTGGATCGTCGGGTGCGTGAGCAAGGAGCGGGGCGGCGTCTTCAACGTGACCGGGCCGACGATCGCCTTCGGCACGTTCTTCGACGCGTGCCGCGCGGCGGCCGGCACACCGGCCGAGACGGTCTGGGTGCCGAGCGAGCGGCTGCTCGCGGCCGGAGCCGATCCCTGGATGGGGGTTCCGATGTGGATCGCCGACCCGGCGTGCGCAGCCATCAACCGGGTCGACGTCTCACGCGCACTGACCGCCGGTCTGACGCTCCGTCCGCTCGCACGGACCCTGGCGGACACGCTCGCCTGGGACAAGGCGCGCGGCAGCCTGCCCCCGGGCCAGGAGGGGCTCAGCGCGGTGGAGGAGCGCCGCCTCCTGGGAGCCCTGACGCACTGA
- a CDS encoding TetR/AcrR family transcriptional regulator — MNGQPASPQPPRPGRKRSEESRLAILAAAFDLIGEVGYGSLTVEGIAVRSGTGKQTIYRWWPSKADVLLDALATKAELYVPIPDTGSYPADLRAFLTASFALIRHPQIIEGLRALMAEAQLDPAFGERFRESFLQPRREALGAVLQRAQQRGELPDGLSADTITDIVFGTIWYRLLAIRKPFDAQLVEELTSALT; from the coding sequence ATGAACGGACAACCGGCTTCCCCCCAGCCGCCCCGCCCCGGCCGCAAGCGCAGCGAGGAGAGCCGGCTGGCGATCCTGGCGGCGGCCTTCGACCTGATCGGCGAGGTCGGCTACGGCAGCCTGACCGTCGAGGGCATCGCCGTCCGGTCGGGCACCGGCAAACAGACGATCTACCGCTGGTGGCCCTCCAAGGCCGACGTCCTGCTCGACGCCTTGGCCACCAAGGCGGAGCTGTACGTGCCAATCCCCGACACCGGGAGCTACCCGGCCGACCTCCGGGCCTTCCTGACCGCCAGCTTCGCGCTGATCCGGCACCCGCAGATCATCGAGGGCCTACGGGCGCTGATGGCCGAGGCCCAGCTGGATCCCGCCTTCGGCGAACGCTTCCGGGAGTCGTTCCTCCAGCCCCGGCGCGAGGCGCTCGGCGCTGTCCTGCAGCGCGCCCAGCAGCGGGGCGAGCTGCCCGACGGCCTCTCGGCCGACACCATCACGGACATCGTCTTCGGCACGATCTGGTACCGGCTGCTCGCCATCCGCAAGCCGTTCGACGCCCAGCTCGTCGAGGAGCTCACCAGCGCACTGACCTGA
- a CDS encoding A/G-specific adenine glycosylase — MVAITSAPAPLLHSTVLDWYEANARDLPWRTAEATPWAVMVSEFMLQQTPVKRVLPAYEAWLAKWPTPAALAADAPGEAVRMWGRLGYPRRALRLHAAAVAITERHDGRVPEDHAALLALPGVGEYTAAAVASFAYRQRHVVLDTNVRRVFARAVTGVEYPAQATTAAERRTATGLLPTESETAATWAVGVMELGALVCTARSPKCGECPLRRHCAWQAAGCPPYEGPARRGQTYEGTDRQVRGKLLAVLRDAHGEVPQSHLDAVWPDPVQRARALDGLVTDGLVEPVAPGVYRLPR; from the coding sequence ATGGTTGCCATCACCTCTGCCCCCGCCCCGCTGCTCCACTCGACCGTCCTGGACTGGTACGAGGCGAACGCCCGCGATCTCCCGTGGCGCACCGCCGAGGCCACCCCCTGGGCGGTCATGGTGAGCGAGTTCATGCTCCAGCAGACCCCGGTCAAGCGGGTGCTCCCCGCCTACGAGGCCTGGCTCGCCAAGTGGCCCACCCCCGCCGCCCTGGCCGCCGACGCCCCCGGCGAGGCCGTTCGGATGTGGGGCCGGCTCGGCTACCCCCGCCGCGCCCTGCGGCTGCACGCCGCCGCCGTGGCGATCACCGAACGGCACGACGGCCGCGTCCCCGAGGACCACGCCGCCCTCCTGGCCCTCCCCGGCGTCGGCGAGTACACGGCCGCCGCCGTGGCCTCCTTCGCCTACCGCCAGCGCCACGTGGTCCTCGACACCAACGTCCGCCGGGTCTTCGCCCGCGCCGTGACCGGCGTCGAGTACCCCGCCCAGGCCACCACCGCGGCCGAGCGCCGCACCGCGACCGGCCTGCTCCCCACCGAGTCCGAGACCGCCGCCACCTGGGCCGTCGGCGTGATGGAGCTGGGCGCCCTGGTCTGCACGGCCCGCAGCCCCAAGTGCGGCGAGTGCCCGCTCCGCCGCCACTGCGCCTGGCAGGCCGCCGGCTGCCCCCCGTACGAGGGCCCGGCCCGCCGCGGCCAGACCTACGAGGGCACCGACCGCCAGGTCCGCGGCAAACTCCTCGCCGTCCTCCGCGACGCCCACGGCGAAGTCCCCCAGTCCCACCTCGACGCAGTCTGGCCCGACCCCGTCCAACGCGCCCGAGCCCTCGACGGCCTCGTCACGGACGGCCTGGTCGAGCCCGTGGCCCCGGGGGTCTACCGCCTGCCCAGGTGA
- a CDS encoding SDR family oxidoreductase: MSGKTALVVGGTSGIGLATARRLQALGATVHIAGRSADRLAAVAVSDPGLVGHRADGGDREAIAGVIEGIGTLDWLVVSLSSSEGAGPVAELDLEQLRRAFEGKFWGHLTTVQAALPHLAPTGSITLVSAISARAAIPGTAGLAAVNGAVEALVRPLAVELAPLRVNAVSPGLVDTPWWSGLPAEAREAYFAQAARALPARRVATPEEVAEVVALAATNANLTGTVIEADGGARLVSLA, from the coding sequence ATGAGTGGGAAGACCGCACTGGTCGTCGGCGGCACCTCGGGCATCGGCCTGGCCACCGCCCGTCGGCTGCAGGCCCTCGGTGCCACCGTGCACATCGCCGGCCGCAGTGCCGACCGGCTGGCCGCCGTGGCCGTGAGCGATCCCGGGCTGGTCGGGCACCGGGCCGACGGCGGTGACCGGGAGGCGATCGCCGGGGTGATCGAGGGGATCGGGACGCTGGACTGGCTGGTGGTCAGCCTGAGCAGCAGCGAGGGGGCCGGGCCGGTGGCCGAGCTGGATCTGGAGCAGCTCCGCCGGGCCTTCGAGGGGAAGTTCTGGGGGCACCTGACCACCGTCCAGGCGGCGCTGCCGCACCTGGCGCCGACCGGCTCGATCACCCTGGTCAGCGCGATCAGCGCCCGCGCTGCGATCCCCGGCACGGCCGGCCTCGCGGCGGTGAACGGGGCCGTCGAGGCGCTGGTCCGGCCGCTCGCGGTGGAGTTGGCACCGCTGCGGGTCAACGCCGTCTCGCCGGGCCTGGTCGACACCCCGTGGTGGAGCGGCCTCCCGGCGGAGGCCCGCGAGGCGTACTTCGCCCAGGCTGCCCGGGCGCTGCCCGCCCGCCGGGTGGCCACCCCCGAGGAGGTCGCCGAGGTGGTGGCCCTGGCCGCCACCAACGCCAACCTCACCGGCACCGTCATTGAGGCCGACGGCGGCGCCCGCCTGGTCTCCCTCGCCTGA
- a CDS encoding TetR/AcrR family transcriptional regulator has product MSTTQSPRSDTRARIIDVALELFASQGYEKTSLREIADRLGVTKAALYYHFKTKDDIVHGIVQSMAAPIDEAIAWGEGKDWSPELRDELVRRFAAGMAERAPLLRFFHENQPALRGSPAGLEFKERMLAMIRLVHGPGAGFQDRLRATMSLFAINSAFFLLKQDEQDPVCTPAAAVGPLPAEAQEAEAMAAALVVALEIAGQIESV; this is encoded by the coding sequence ATGAGTACGACGCAGAGCCCCCGCAGCGACACCAGGGCGCGGATCATCGACGTGGCTCTGGAGCTGTTCGCTTCCCAGGGCTACGAGAAGACCTCCCTGCGGGAGATCGCCGACCGCCTCGGGGTGACCAAGGCCGCGCTGTACTACCACTTCAAGACCAAGGACGACATCGTCCACGGCATCGTGCAGAGCATGGCCGCGCCCATCGACGAGGCGATCGCCTGGGGCGAGGGCAAGGACTGGTCGCCGGAGCTCCGCGACGAGCTGGTGCGGCGGTTCGCCGCCGGCATGGCCGAGCGGGCGCCGCTGCTGCGCTTCTTCCACGAGAACCAGCCCGCGCTGCGCGGTTCGCCGGCCGGGCTGGAGTTCAAGGAGCGGATGCTGGCGATGATCCGCCTGGTGCACGGCCCCGGGGCGGGCTTCCAGGACCGGCTCCGCGCCACCATGTCGCTGTTCGCCATCAACTCGGCGTTCTTCCTGCTCAAGCAGGACGAGCAGGATCCGGTCTGCACCCCGGCGGCGGCCGTCGGCCCGCTGCCCGCCGAGGCGCAGGAGGCGGAGGCGATGGCCGCCGCGCTGGTGGTGGCCCTGGAGATCGCCGGGCAGATCGAGTCGGTCTGA
- a CDS encoding sigma-70 family RNA polymerase sigma factor — protein MTTGLSPQEPPTSRAANVGQDALRGYDHHVDGLFTYCLSVLCEHEAAAAAVREVHALVLRHGDRLADPVLLRAWLYSLARYCCLRRLGPGGAPAATGKPTRPPARLPAELLAERQRELASLAWPEAAGTSPEQREALELAVRHRLRPAEIAAVLGLPGEAAGALLAAAGVEVGRTRAALLVLGVGNCPVLAELGGVGAESWRGWVLGPALRRELVRHVAECPTCRGTADRVAGGPAGRPGLTDLSGLPMLPAPAALRLAGLGDAVSDGGAGLGAPGYPAGSGSAGDGSTGDGAPAVGGNAASGNAGGGAPAGGGAPAGGGTPAGSGAPAGRGMRGRATAGPAEGAASAGRTGPGRRARRESAGAVFHAGAAAGRRAAGRRGAREERVEPPEVRFDQSGFPRHRAPGRALRPGPAVRQRVVTTGVVAAVLTAPVVALWVAHRGGGASSTISSVRVDLPRPAEPRPVASGAPVRSGTGALPLQLAAAAPEETLLPPIHAAVSVASAPGAPDGAVTTTPAPNSGAPAPDPGQLMVEANDYAGRTVLTLTNTGGSPLDWHALSDAGWLRLSRDSGTLEPGQRITVTVTVDEASAPQAQWTAHLTLPPSQAVVTLTGGPTRRGGGPPTVPPPSETPTPTPTPTPTPTPPPSSPSPTGNPAGSSPSPTPTQAPSPEPTTTTPSTEPSPTPTATSPSPSPTGTPTAG, from the coding sequence ATGACCACCGGACTTTCACCCCAGGAACCCCCCACCTCCCGGGCGGCGAACGTCGGCCAGGACGCCTTGCGGGGTTATGACCACCACGTGGACGGGCTGTTCACGTACTGCCTCTCGGTGCTCTGCGAGCACGAAGCGGCGGCCGCCGCCGTCCGGGAGGTGCACGCGCTGGTGCTGCGGCACGGCGACCGGCTGGCCGACCCCGTGCTGCTGCGGGCCTGGCTCTACTCGCTGGCCCGGTACTGCTGCCTGCGGCGGCTCGGGCCGGGCGGAGCCCCGGCCGCGACGGGGAAGCCGACCCGGCCACCGGCCCGGCTCCCGGCCGAACTCCTGGCCGAACGGCAGCGTGAGCTGGCCTCGCTGGCCTGGCCGGAGGCGGCGGGCACCTCGCCGGAGCAGCGGGAGGCGCTGGAGCTGGCCGTCCGGCACCGGCTGCGGCCGGCGGAGATCGCCGCCGTGCTCGGCCTCCCGGGCGAGGCGGCCGGGGCGCTGCTGGCGGCGGCGGGCGTGGAGGTCGGGCGGACCCGGGCCGCGCTGCTGGTGCTCGGGGTGGGCAACTGCCCGGTGCTGGCCGAGCTCGGCGGGGTCGGCGCGGAGAGCTGGCGGGGGTGGGTGCTCGGGCCCGCCCTGCGGCGGGAGCTGGTGCGGCACGTCGCCGAGTGTCCGACCTGCCGGGGCACCGCCGACCGGGTCGCGGGCGGTCCCGCCGGCCGGCCCGGGCTCACCGACCTGTCCGGGCTGCCGATGCTGCCCGCGCCGGCCGCGCTGCGGCTGGCGGGGTTGGGCGACGCGGTCTCGGACGGCGGGGCGGGCCTGGGTGCCCCGGGGTATCCGGCGGGGAGCGGCTCTGCGGGGGACGGCTCTACAGGGGACGGCGCCCCGGCCGTGGGCGGGAACGCGGCGAGCGGGAACGCAGGCGGTGGGGCTCCAGCGGGCGGTGGGGCTCCAGCGGGCGGTGGGACTCCAGCGGGAAGTGGGGCTCCAGCGGGGCGGGGCATGCGAGGACGGGCCACGGCGGGGCCGGCGGAGGGCGCGGCGTCGGCGGGTCGGACCGGACCGGGGCGGCGGGCCCGGCGGGAGAGTGCCGGGGCGGTGTTCCACGCCGGGGCGGCGGCCGGGCGGCGGGCGGCCGGACGACGCGGGGCCCGGGAGGAGCGGGTGGAGCCGCCGGAGGTGCGGTTCGACCAGAGCGGGTTCCCCCGGCACCGGGCACCCGGGCGGGCGCTGCGGCCCGGCCCGGCCGTCCGGCAGCGGGTGGTGACCACAGGAGTGGTGGCCGCCGTGCTCACGGCTCCGGTGGTGGCGCTCTGGGTCGCGCACCGGGGTGGGGGCGCGAGTTCGACCATCTCCTCCGTCCGGGTCGACCTGCCGCGGCCGGCCGAGCCGCGGCCGGTCGCCTCCGGCGCGCCCGTCCGGTCCGGCACGGGGGCGCTGCCCCTGCAACTGGCCGCGGCGGCGCCTGAAGAAACGTTGCTGCCGCCCATCCACGCGGCCGTGTCCGTGGCCTCGGCTCCCGGCGCACCGGACGGTGCCGTCACGACCACCCCGGCACCGAACAGCGGTGCCCCCGCACCCGACCCCGGCCAACTGATGGTCGAGGCCAACGACTACGCGGGCCGCACCGTCCTCACTCTCACCAACACCGGTGGCAGCCCGCTCGACTGGCACGCCCTCAGCGATGCCGGTTGGCTCCGGCTCAGCCGCGACTCGGGCACCCTGGAGCCGGGCCAGCGGATCACCGTCACCGTCACCGTCGACGAGGCGAGCGCCCCGCAGGCCCAGTGGACGGCCCACCTCACCCTGCCCCCCTCCCAGGCCGTGGTCACCCTCACCGGCGGCCCCACCCGCCGCGGCGGCGGCCCGCCGACCGTCCCGCCGCCGAGCGAAACCCCCACCCCCACGCCCACGCCCACCCCCACCCCGACGCCGCCTCCGAGCAGTCCCTCCCCCACCGGCAACCCTGCCGGCAGCAGCCCGAGCCCGACGCCGACCCAGGCCCCGTCCCCGGAGCCGACCACCACCACCCCGAGCACGGAGCCCTCCCCCACCCCGACGGCCACCTCGCCGTCGCCCTCACCCACGGGCACCCCGACGGCCGGCTGA
- the disA gene encoding DNA integrity scanning diadenylate cyclase DisA, protein MRASLSAIAPGTGLRDGLERVLRANTGGLIVLGFDKTVESICTGGFVLDVEFTATRLRELCKLDGAVVLDKDITKIVRAGVHLMPDSTIPTDETGTRHRTAERVNRQTGFPVVAVSHSMRLIAMYVNGTRRVLEDSTTVLSRANQALATLERYKLRLDEVAGTLSALEIEDLVTVRDVTAVAQRLEMVRLIATEIAGYVLELGTDGRLLALQLDELIQGVEPERELVARDYFPERAAKRGRTVPEVLADLEALTHAELLDLQTVAKAMGYSGTPESLDAAVSPRGYRLLAKIPRLPNTVIERLVEHFGGLQKLLAASIDDLQTVEGVGETRARSVREGLSRLAESSILERYV, encoded by the coding sequence CTGCGGGCCTCCCTCAGTGCCATCGCCCCGGGCACCGGCCTGCGGGACGGCCTGGAGCGCGTCCTGCGCGCCAACACGGGTGGTCTGATCGTGCTCGGCTTCGACAAGACGGTCGAGTCGATCTGCACCGGGGGCTTCGTCCTTGACGTGGAGTTCACCGCCACGCGCCTGCGCGAGCTGTGCAAGCTCGACGGCGCGGTGGTGCTCGACAAGGACATCACCAAGATCGTCCGGGCCGGCGTGCACCTGATGCCCGACTCGACCATCCCCACCGACGAGACCGGCACCCGCCACCGCACCGCCGAGCGGGTCAACCGGCAGACCGGATTCCCGGTGGTCGCCGTCTCGCACTCGATGCGGCTGATCGCGATGTACGTGAACGGCACCCGTCGCGTCCTGGAGGACTCCACCACCGTCCTCTCCCGGGCCAACCAGGCGCTGGCCACCCTGGAGCGATACAAGCTCCGCCTGGACGAGGTGGCCGGCACCCTCTCCGCGCTGGAGATCGAGGACCTGGTCACCGTCCGGGACGTCACCGCCGTGGCCCAGCGCCTGGAGATGGTCCGGCTGATCGCCACCGAGATCGCGGGTTACGTGCTCGAACTGGGCACCGACGGCCGCCTGCTCGCCCTCCAGCTGGACGAGCTGATCCAGGGCGTCGAGCCCGAGCGCGAGCTGGTCGCCCGCGACTACTTCCCCGAGCGGGCGGCCAAGCGCGGCCGGACGGTCCCGGAGGTGCTGGCCGACCTGGAGGCGCTCACCCACGCGGAGCTGCTCGACCTGCAGACGGTGGCCAAGGCGATGGGTTACTCCGGCACCCCGGAGTCGCTGGACGCGGCCGTCTCGCCGCGCGGTTACCGCCTGCTGGCCAAGATCCCGCGCCTGCCGAACACCGTGATCGAGCGCCTGGTCGAGCACTTCGGCGGCCTGCAGAAGCTGCTCGCGGCCAGCATCGACGACCTCCAGACCGTCGAGGGCGTCGGCGAGACGCGGGCCCGCTCGGTGCGCGAGGGGCTCTCCCGGCTCGCAGAATCGTCCATCCTGGAGCGCTACGTCTGA
- the radA gene encoding DNA repair protein RadA, whose amino-acid sequence MAARTKTTAKPRPAYRCTECGNQLPKWVGRCPECNAWGTVEEYGAVPIRTTAAGPVSSPAKPIGQIDGQVATARSTGVPELDRVLGGGLVPGAVVLLAGEPGVGKSTLLLDVAAKAASDRHRTLYVTGEESAGQVRLRADRINALSDHLYLAAEQDLGAVLGHIDQVSPGLLILDSVQTIASAELDGAPGGPAQVREVAGALIRASKERGMATLLVGHVTKDGQIAGPRLLEHLVDVVLSFEGDRHARLRIIRGVKNRYGATDEVGCFELHDEGIIGLADPSGLFLTRRDKPVPGTCLTVTLEGKRPLVAEVQALMVDSQIPSPRRTTSGLESPRIAMILAVVERHGGVKLGKQDIYTATVGGVKLSEPSADLAVALAVASSSTDTPLPSNLVAIGEVGLAGEVRRVTGVQRRLAEAHRLGFTHALVPPDPGKVPPGMKVVEVADIGEALRAIPGRRRAAAKPRGAAGEPRGAAAEPAAPGRSDAPARALELARRAAERPVPAHAEELMEGWEPLDSDELL is encoded by the coding sequence ATGGCTGCCCGTACCAAGACCACCGCCAAGCCCCGCCCGGCGTACCGCTGCACGGAGTGCGGCAACCAGCTGCCCAAGTGGGTCGGCCGCTGCCCGGAGTGCAACGCCTGGGGCACGGTCGAGGAGTACGGCGCCGTCCCGATCCGGACCACCGCGGCCGGGCCGGTCAGCTCGCCGGCCAAGCCGATCGGGCAGATCGACGGGCAGGTGGCCACCGCCCGCTCCACCGGGGTGCCGGAGCTCGACCGGGTGCTCGGCGGTGGGCTGGTGCCGGGGGCCGTGGTGCTGCTGGCCGGCGAGCCCGGCGTCGGCAAGTCCACCCTGCTGCTGGACGTGGCGGCCAAGGCCGCCAGTGACCGGCACCGCACGCTGTACGTGACCGGCGAGGAGTCGGCCGGCCAGGTCCGCCTCCGGGCGGACCGGATCAACGCGCTCTCCGACCACCTCTACCTGGCCGCCGAGCAGGATCTGGGCGCCGTGCTCGGCCATATCGACCAGGTGAGCCCGGGGCTGCTCATCCTCGACTCGGTGCAGACCATCGCCTCCGCCGAGCTGGACGGCGCGCCCGGCGGCCCGGCCCAGGTCCGCGAGGTGGCGGGGGCGCTGATCCGGGCCTCCAAGGAGCGCGGGATGGCCACCCTGCTGGTCGGCCACGTCACCAAGGACGGCCAGATCGCCGGCCCGCGCCTGCTGGAGCACCTGGTCGACGTGGTGCTCAGCTTCGAGGGAGACCGACACGCCCGGCTGCGCATCATCCGGGGCGTCAAGAACCGGTACGGCGCCACCGACGAGGTCGGCTGCTTCGAGCTGCACGACGAGGGCATCATCGGCCTGGCTGACCCTTCGGGCCTCTTCCTGACCCGCCGTGACAAGCCGGTGCCCGGCACCTGCCTGACGGTCACTCTGGAGGGCAAGCGCCCGCTGGTGGCCGAGGTGCAGGCGCTGATGGTGGATTCGCAGATCCCCTCCCCGCGCCGGACGACCTCGGGCCTCGAATCGCCCCGGATCGCGATGATCCTGGCCGTGGTCGAGCGGCACGGCGGGGTCAAGCTGGGCAAGCAGGACATCTACACCGCCACCGTCGGCGGGGTGAAGCTCTCCGAGCCCTCCGCCGACCTCGCGGTGGCCCTGGCGGTGGCCAGTTCCTCGACCGACACGCCGCTGCCGAGCAATCTGGTGGCGATCGGCGAGGTCGGCCTGGCCGGTGAGGTGCGGCGGGTGACGGGTGTGCAGCGGCGGCTGGCCGAGGCGCACCGGCTGGGCTTCACCCACGCGCTGGTGCCGCCCGATCCGGGCAAGGTGCCGCCGGGCATGAAGGTGGTCGAGGTGGCCGACATCGGCGAGGCACTGCGGGCCATCCCGGGCCGCCGCCGCGCTGCCGCCAAGCCGCGCGGGGCGGCCGGTGAGCCCCGGGGGGCTGCCGCCGAGCCGGCCGCGCCTGGCCGTTCGGACGCGCCGGCCCGGGCCCTGGAGCTGGCCCGTCGGGCCGCCGAGCGGCCCGTTCCGGCCCACGCGGAGGAGCTCATGGAAGGCTGGGAGCCACTCGACTCTGACGAACTGCTCTGA